One genomic region from Lysobacterales bacterium encodes:
- the nadC gene encoding carboxylating nicotinate-nucleotide diphosphorylase: protein MPQFAARPELTLDERARIPLDVVRALEEDIGSGDATAALIDAKAGSRATLVSRERAVLAGRDWFDTCFRALDPELRIEWRAVDGQWLEPGGEVCTLEGASRALLSAERSAINFLQTLSATATRTAAFVEAVAGTRARILDTRKTLPGLRLAQKYAVRCGGGHNHRIGLYDAVMVKENHIAAAGGIAAIVAQARKQSPGLPVIVEVETFEELAQAIEARADRILIDDFSADERRRAVEFTAGRVPLEVSGGVELEGIRAIAQSGVDCISIGGLTKHVQAVDFSLRLLSD from the coding sequence ATGCCGCAGTTCGCCGCCCGCCCTGAACTCACCCTCGACGAGCGCGCACGCATCCCGCTGGACGTGGTGCGCGCACTCGAAGAGGACATCGGCAGCGGCGACGCCACCGCCGCGCTGATCGACGCCAAGGCCGGCTCGCGCGCCACGCTGGTCAGTCGCGAACGCGCGGTACTCGCCGGCCGCGACTGGTTCGACACCTGCTTCCGCGCGCTCGATCCCGAGCTGCGCATCGAGTGGCGCGCCGTCGACGGCCAATGGCTTGAGCCCGGCGGCGAGGTCTGCACGCTCGAAGGCGCCAGCCGCGCCCTGCTCTCGGCCGAACGCAGCGCGATCAATTTCCTGCAGACCCTGTCGGCCACGGCCACCCGCACGGCGGCCTTCGTCGAGGCCGTTGCCGGCACCCGCGCGCGCATCCTCGACACCCGCAAGACCCTGCCCGGCCTACGGCTGGCGCAGAAGTACGCGGTGCGCTGCGGCGGCGGCCACAACCACCGCATCGGCCTCTACGACGCGGTGATGGTCAAGGAGAACCACATCGCCGCGGCCGGCGGCATCGCCGCCATCGTGGCGCAGGCGCGCAAGCAATCGCCGGGCCTGCCCGTCATCGTCGAAGTCGAGACCTTCGAGGAGCTGGCGCAGGCCATTGAGGCCCGCGCCGACCGCATCCTGATCGACGACTTCAGCGCGGACGAGCGCCGCCGCGCAGTCGAGTTCACCGCGGGCCGCGTGCCGCTGGAAGTGTCGGGTGGCGTGGAGCTCGAAGGCATCCGCGCGATTGCCCAAAGCGGCGTCGACTGCATCTCAATCGGCGGCCTCACCAAGCACGTACAGGCGGTCGACTTCTCGCTGCGCCTGCTGAGCGACTGA
- a CDS encoding enoyl-CoA hydratase/isomerase family protein — MLQKISHGRVTELRFDRPPANAFNLALLTALIEAIDAAPGEGAEGLVISGSPGLFSGGLDVPTLLTLDREGVLATWGAFMQACAKLAACPIPVVAALTGHSPAGGAVISLFADYRVMARAGEKGPFRIGLNETQVGLVVPGPIQYALKRLVGERVGERLLVAGEMIESTRAAEIGMVDEVVELDQVVPRAIAWLEAHLNLPRRAMLITRAMSRQALIQAICAPNAIDLGPFIEGWYHPETQGVLKALVARLGK, encoded by the coding sequence ATGCTGCAGAAGATTTCCCACGGCCGCGTCACGGAGCTGCGCTTCGACCGCCCGCCGGCCAACGCCTTCAACCTCGCCCTGCTCACCGCCCTGATCGAGGCCATCGACGCCGCACCGGGCGAGGGCGCCGAAGGGCTGGTGATTTCCGGCAGCCCGGGTCTGTTCTCCGGTGGGCTTGATGTGCCGACCCTGCTGACGCTGGACCGCGAGGGCGTGCTCGCCACCTGGGGCGCCTTCATGCAGGCCTGCGCGAAGCTCGCCGCCTGCCCGATTCCGGTGGTCGCAGCATTGACCGGGCACAGCCCGGCCGGCGGCGCGGTGATCAGCCTGTTCGCCGACTACCGGGTGATGGCGCGCGCCGGCGAGAAGGGCCCCTTCCGCATCGGGCTCAACGAAACCCAGGTGGGCCTGGTGGTGCCCGGCCCGATCCAGTACGCGCTGAAGCGCCTGGTTGGCGAGCGCGTCGGCGAGCGTCTGCTGGTCGCGGGCGAGATGATCGAATCGACCCGCGCCGCCGAGATCGGCATGGTCGACGAGGTGGTCGAGCTGGACCAGGTGGTGCCGCGCGCAATCGCCTGGCTGGAAGCACACTTGAACCTGCCGCGTCGGGCCATGCTGATCACCCGCGCGATGTCGCGCCAAGCCCTGATCCAGGCGATTTGCGCGCCGAACGCCATCGACCTTGGGCCCTTCATCGAAGGCTGGTACCACCCGGAAACCCAGGGCGTGCTCAAGGCGCTGGTCGCGCGACTGGGCAAGTAA